The DNA segment TGCGGAAATTCGACCGGTCCGAGTGGACCCGGCGAATTGGCCATATGATTCAACACGGTGTCGAGGACGACCTCGATACCGTGATCGTGAGCCGTTTCGATCATCGACTCGAGTTCCTCGCGGGTGCCGTACTCGGAGTCGAAATCCCGCAGGTCAATCGGCTGATAGCCAAGTGGGGGATGGGGCTCGAGATGCCCGTAATGTGGGTGTTCGCTCTCGTAAAACCCCTCCTGGTCAGCGGTCGCCTGATCTTCCCAGCGGAGTTTCGATTGTGCTGGCTGTGGTACCCAGAGCAGGTCGATCCCAGCGTCAGCAACCCGCTCGATATCGGCTTCTATCTCGTTCCACGGGGTGTGAAAATACTGATAGCCCACTCGTTCGTCGGCCCTGACACTCGTGTCGGACCCGTGTGGGGCACCCATCGCAGAGAGAAGCCCACTGATCGCACCGAACCCGGCGAGTCCACCTGCAGTGTATCCGATAAATTCTCGACGGGTCGGCGCACTCGAGTTCGTGATATCGCGACGCTCCCTTGCACACATACGACGTAATTCAATTGGGAGGTACTATTTCATAACGTTTTCCATCAGATGCTGCCGATAAACCGGTTCGGTACCCGCAGTCGGGGTCGATTGTGATGGCGGTAGTGTCGTATCGACTGGATTGGCGATTCACCCAGCGGTTGAAATACCAGAATGATCGAACTGTGGTGACTTTACTTTCGTTTTCACGACGCTCGAGCACAGCAGACGTTGAAACACATTTTCCCTGCTACCTTTCCAAACGTCGAGCGATGCGTGGAACGAATACTTGCAATCGGTTGCACGCATCGGCTCAGGTGTAGAATGCTGGTCGTGGTCAGGGGCCGGTGCCGTGAGACGCAAATCGTCCACACACCTTCGCATGGTTTAAGAGCACGCTGGCAGACTGACGAAGTATGAGCAACGAATCTCAGGAACTCGGCATTACCGAGTCCAAGAATCATCGACCCGGTGAGTGGTACGCCGAGGTCGTTCAAAAGGCAGACCTGGCCGACTACGCGCCCATGGGCGGATTTATCGTCACGAAACCTCGTGGCTACGCCCTCTGGGAATCGATTCAGGACACGCTCGACGGCTGGTTCAAAGACACCGGCGTCACGAACGCGTACTTCCCCCTGTTCATCCCCGAAAGCTACCTCGAGCGGGAGAAAGACATCGTCGAAGGATTCGACCCCGAGGTTGCCTGGGTCACCCAGGGTGGGCACAACGAACTCGAGGAACGACTCGCTGTGCGCCCGACGAGCGAGTCCATCATCGCACCGTTTATGTCTCAGTGGACGCGGAGCCACCGCGACCTGCCGATGCGACTCAACCAGTGGTGCTCGGTGGTTCGGTGGGAGGCGACGGACACCAAACCCTTCTTCCGCACCAAGGAGTTCCTCTGGCAGGAAGGCCACACCGCCCACGAGACCGACCAGGAGGCCTGGGACGAGGTCTGGACTCGACTCGAGCAGTACGCCGACCTCTACGAAGAGCATCTCGCGATTCCTGTCTTGAAAGGGAAAAAGCCCGAACACGACAAGTTCCCCGGCGCGGATACGACGACGACCGTCGAGTGTCTGATGCCCGACGGCAAATCGGTCCAGGGCGGGACGAGTCATCACCTCGGGCAGAGCTTTGCCGACGCGTTCGACATCACGTTCGCCGACGAAGACGAAACCGAACAAACCGCCTACACCACCTCCTGGGGACTGTCCTGGCGGGCACTCGGGGCACTCATTATGACCCACTCGGACGATCAGGGCCTCGTGTTGCCACCAACCATCGCACCCACGCAGGTCGTCATCGTCCCAATCTGGCAAGCTGACAACGAAGACGAAGTGCTCGCGTACGCAAATGAGGTTGCCGAAGAACTCGAGGAAGCAGGTATCCGCGTCGAACTCGACGACCGCGACGAGCGCAATCCCGGCTTCAAGTTCAACGAACACGAACTCGAGGGGGTCCCGCTGCGGATTGAGATCGGCCCGAACGAGGCTACAGACGGCGAGGTAACGCTCGTTCACCGTCCGGATAACGAGAAAGTCGTCGAGAGTCGCAAGGGCGTCGCCGAAACCGTCGACGACCACCTCGAGACGGTCTACGACAAACTCTACACGGCGGCCGAAGAAACCCTCGAGGCAAACGTCCGGACCGCAGACAGCCCCGAAGACATTATGGGAACGATCGGACGACACGGCGGCTACGTCAAAGTCCCGTGGTGTGGCGATCAGGCGTGTGAAGAAGTGATCAAAGAGAAAGTGGCCGCCGAAATCGTCCTCCAGCCCCTGGCTGAAGAGAGCCCGGAAACTGACGGAACGCCGGTAGCACCCGAGGACGACGACGCCTGCTGTACGATCTGCGGGGAGTCTGCAGATCAGGTTGCCTATTTCGCGCGCACCTACTAACGCGCTCGATTAGGCTATTCGAAGGTATGGGTTAGCTGAAGTAGAGGGCGCTAAGCCCCCTTCCTCAGGGAACGAGCCGAAGGCGAGTGAGCAGGGAGGGGATACAGTGCCCGCCCGACTCACAACCACTCTAATCAGAGCAGTTAACTAACTATAATCCAAAGACGAAAGCAAGTCGCATGAAGTACAGTCCAAAATATCGACTCTTCCCGACGAGCGAACAGCGGGAGAGACTCGACTGGACTCGTAACACCGTGCGACAACTCTACAACCACGCACTCCACGAATTCAACAAGATACCAGAAGACGACGGAACGCTTCGACAGCGTGTCTGGCAAGTCCGAGACGACCTACCCAGACTCAAACAACAGTGGAACGACCTGAAACAAGTCTACTCCACCGTGTTACAGAAAGCCGTCGAACGCATCCGAACCAACATCAACAACCTCGGCAAACTGAAAGCCAAAGGATACAGCGTTGGCTCGTTGAACTGGAAGAAACCACGTGAGTACCGGAGTTTCACGTATCGGCAATCGGGCTTCGAACTCGACACCAAGAGTGGCCCGAGAGACCGAGCAATTCTGAGACTCAAAAAGGTTCGCGGTGAAACCCTCGAAATACCAATCCGACTCCACCGAAACCTCCCAAAGCACGACGCTATCAAAGAGGTCACGGTGAAGAAAGAGCCGACTGGCGCGTGGTACGTCTCGTTCTGCATCAGTACTGAGGAACCAGAGAAACCAGACCCAGAAGCCATCGATGCAGAGGACACGGTTGGTCTCGACCTCGGTGTGCTCAACTTCGTTCACGATTCTGACGGGCTTTCCATTGGGCGACTCGACTTATCAGATGAGCGAGAGCGACTCGAACACGAGCAACGCTCGCTCTCTCGCAAGCAATATGAGTCGAACAACTGGGAGAAACAACGCCGTCGAGTGGCCGAGGTTCACGCTCGAATGTCGAACAAGAAGCGCGATTACAAGCACAAGCTCGCGCACTTTTACGCGACAGCGTACGACGCTGTGTTCGTTGAGAACCTCGACGTGAAGTCGATGCTCGAATCCGAGGGGAACGCTCG comes from the Natronosalvus amylolyticus genome and includes:
- the proS gene encoding proline--tRNA ligase, yielding MSNESQELGITESKNHRPGEWYAEVVQKADLADYAPMGGFIVTKPRGYALWESIQDTLDGWFKDTGVTNAYFPLFIPESYLEREKDIVEGFDPEVAWVTQGGHNELEERLAVRPTSESIIAPFMSQWTRSHRDLPMRLNQWCSVVRWEATDTKPFFRTKEFLWQEGHTAHETDQEAWDEVWTRLEQYADLYEEHLAIPVLKGKKPEHDKFPGADTTTTVECLMPDGKSVQGGTSHHLGQSFADAFDITFADEDETEQTAYTTSWGLSWRALGALIMTHSDDQGLVLPPTIAPTQVVIVPIWQADNEDEVLAYANEVAEELEEAGIRVELDDRDERNPGFKFNEHELEGVPLRIEIGPNEATDGEVTLVHRPDNEKVVESRKGVAETVDDHLETVYDKLYTAAEETLEANVRTADSPEDIMGTIGRHGGYVKVPWCGDQACEEVIKEKVAAEIVLQPLAEESPETDGTPVAPEDDDACCTICGESADQVAYFARTY
- a CDS encoding RNA-guided endonuclease InsQ/TnpB family protein; its protein translation is MKYSPKYRLFPTSEQRERLDWTRNTVRQLYNHALHEFNKIPEDDGTLRQRVWQVRDDLPRLKQQWNDLKQVYSTVLQKAVERIRTNINNLGKLKAKGYSVGSLNWKKPREYRSFTYRQSGFELDTKSGPRDRAILRLKKVRGETLEIPIRLHRNLPKHDAIKEVTVKKEPTGAWYVSFCISTEEPEKPDPEAIDAEDTVGLDLGVLNFVHDSDGLSIGRLDLSDERERLEHEQRSLSRKQYESNNWEKQRRRVAEVHARMSNKKRDYKHKLAHFYATAYDAVFVENLDVKSMLESEGNARNKSEVGWSDFRSILEHHCDKHGTHYVEVTARGTTKECACCGVETAKPLWVREHSCPSCGFELDRDWNAALNVKSRGLEKLGVVHSKGTPVKTATVLRTVGSDGPHENGVLVDAVDARSVSASRVVETGSSCLKEAV